The Vibrio syngnathi DNA window ATTCTTGACCCCATATGCTGAACCGATATTGAAGCCATTCTTTCTTGGTTAATAGGATCATCAACTATTAAAAAGAACCACTTTTGTAACTGATGTAAGAAAGACTGGTTAACTATATCCGTGAGGGCTGTTCCATCAGGCAACCGTCTATTCCAGTTAACACTGACTGTATAACGGTACATCTCTCCTGTTTTTTTCAGTCGTTCTTTATTGTTTTTTCTAGTTTTTGATGTTCTAACAACCCACTTTTCAGCATGAATATCCGAAAGCAACCACTGTGCTTTGTACTCCGTATAAACAAGGTTATCTATAGCATCAAAAGCCGAAAGAAAATCTACGATTTCAGCTTTCAAATGTGCTTGATTTGATCCGATATGAACATTAATAGGCTTCATTGCTCTTTCCCTTTAGATACAAATAAATCGCCCCAGCTTGTCTTATTCAATAGCTTGGTTGCCTGTTCGGTAGCTCTTATGTGTATTTGACTAATGCGTGATTCTTTACTTGTCGGAAGGAAATTGATGAGATGGTTTGCAAGTGTAATAAAAGCAAGAGGTGATAGCTGAGTTGCATCGTCTACTATCGATAAATCCTTTGAACTCACCGAACTATTTAGTGCGGCTAGTCGGTAGAGGTATAGTGCAGTCAGAACATTTTCAGAAAGAGGAACATCTAATGTTCCTTTCACCTCACTGCTTACTCCTTCCGAAGATAGACTACGTAAATACTCAATAAGAGGACTTTTATTACCCTCGTCTTCTAGGAGCGTCAGAAGAAAGTGATGTATTTCTTGCCAAGAATTAAAATCGACAGCCTCAAGACAGTAACCTTCCTTGAAGGTTGCTGCAACGATAAGTAGATTCTGAAACCGTCGAACTAATCTTGTATTGTATTGAGCGATCAAAGGCTCAGGAATATAGTACTTAAGAGCAACTTTCTGTGTGTTTCCCAAAATTCGAGAAGCTGAAGCTATCGAACCAGTTCTGAACCACTCTAAAACACCTTCAGACGCTCGGATCTTAGAGTGATTTATGGCGCCCGGCCCTAACCCAATACCAAATAATGAAGGGAAGTGGCTTGATAAGTGTATCTGCTTATGACCTAGCTCAATTGAGCGTTTAGATTCGGATCCTGTTATGATTTTATCCACCTTACAAGAGTCAGGATTAACTAGTCCTTTACTCTTTCGGGAGTAAGCCAAAAATAGGAAATTTTCTTGTTTCTTATTTTTTATTAAATGCAGGTGTTTTTTACGGATTTCATGAAGAAATTCAATGATCTCTAAGCTAACGTCATCAAGGTTTTCTTTTTTCATATCTGACGCGCGAGCTTTAGTAATAGAGAACGACATCCCTAAATCATCAAGCTCCAATAAAGGTTTATTATCTGTATATTTAACCTTAGCTTGCAACAATGATATGTAGGTAAATTTGGGGTTTAGCATCATCAAGAGTGCAATCAAACAACCAATATCAGCATTACGAATGTAACCAAAACACCAATCAAAACGATGTGAAATATCGATATTATCAGTAGATTCAAAACCTAACTTAGGTAAGCATCTAACCGCATCGCTGGTGAATGCCCGATCTGATAATGAGCTGGGTAATTTAGCTTTGGGTAAATCTTGTAGCTTAAAAATGCCATTACATTCCGAACCAACTACATACATGAATAGCATTGAACCAAATAATGACGTTGGATTGGCTATATGTCTTCTACGCGGAGGTTTTGGTTTTCCATCTTTTCCTAAGTCATTCCGGTCATAGGAAAAGTCATAGAGATCACTATTTATATAACGAGCCAATAATTGGGGGTGCTTTTTAGGGAATTCTTCCATCAAAGACTGAGCAAAGTCATAATGTAATTTAATAGCTTGCCAATATTTTAGTAGGCAATCATGCAATGCATTCCTTGAACGCTTCAAATCAAACTGTATTTCATCAAGGTATTCGACATCACTTCTAGAAAGAGAAATTGGAACTAAGACATTGTTAATGGTGTCATCAACTTTAACTTCAGTCGCTTTTTTTTCACCGATCAGCACAGCCTTAAAGCTACTTTTCTTAGTAAGTTCACCTGTCTTTTTCATTCTAGGGATAATCACGTGGGGAGGTATAACGTCTCGATCCTTCAAGAACACTAAGAAAGGTTTGAGGTTCTTATTCCACTCATCAACACGAGTAGATAACGCCTTGTTGTTTGAGGATACTAGTGTCTTAGCATACGCTTGCTTCACTAGTTCGCGCCACTCTGTGGCATTAGTTGGTAGGCAGTCTATGCATATATATTCGAATGTTGCATAGAGTGTACTGTTGATACGTTTAATCCAAGACACATAAGATGCAGATCTCTTGCCTTGACAATAAAGAATCATTAGCTCAGATAAGACATCTCTATCTTTAAGCTGAAGGTGATAAGTTGAAAGCTCAATGAATCGATCGATTCCACGATCGCAAGTATAGTTAAAGCCTGGTTTACCGTTTTGGACATGATATTTCATGAACCCACCTAATTGTCATTATTTTAATCAAAAATAAACACTTAAAAATCAAGCAATATCATTATAGAACATATGCTTAAATTAAGTATTAACTCCGATTTTGACAACTTAGTGTGTTAGGAATATTACCGTTCGATAACCTTCAGTGCCATTTGGTGCAATTTTCCAGTTCTCTAGGTGCTCAACGATGCCACTAAGCTGCTTTTCATTGAACTGCTTAAGCGGCTTGTCTTCCAACTCTTTACGGTCAATCAACACTTCCACAAAACGCTTCGGTAATGCTTTAGCTAAGGTATTTTTCAGGCTCTGATTTGGGTGCTTCTCGCGAGAGTTAGCCAGTAACTCCGCCACATCCACTTCTGGTACTAGATTAATCGAAACCGATTGACCCGCTTTCCAGAACGAAGAAATTTGCAATACCGAAGGGCCAGATAAGCCGCGGTGAGTAAACAGCAACGCTTCTTTGAATAAGGTACCGTCTTGCGCTGTGATCTCCGCAGGAATCGCGATTCCTGAAAGCTCAGCGAAAGCTTCTTTGTCTTCTTTATGCAGAGTAAATGGCACTAGACCCGCAGTCGTCGGCATCACAGACAAACCAAACTGCTCAGCAATCTTATAGCCAAATGGGGTTGCGCCTAGTTTAGGCATCGACAAACCACCCGTTGCTACAACAAGTGAGTCACACTCAACTTCGTCGGTATTAAGGTGCATCTTAAAGCCAGCGTCTGTTTTTTCGATTGAGTGAACATCACAACGGTAGCGCTGTTCAACTTTCGCCTGCTGACACTCTTCAAGCAACATACTCACAATGTCTTTTGCCGTATGGTCATTGACACAGAACAGTTGGCCATGATCGCGCTCTTCGAACTCAATGCCGTACTTGCTCACCATCGAGATAAAATCCCAGTTGGTGTATTGAGATAAAGCAGACTTCACGAAGTGAGGGTTGTTACATAGGAAGTTGTTGGCTGAAACATCATAGTTAGTGAAATTACAACGGCCGCCACCTGAGATTAAAATTTTTCTGCCTGGTTTCTTTGCATGATCAACCACCAGCACTCGTCGGCCGCGTTTTCCCGCTTCCGCAGCACACATTAAGCCCGCGGCGCCCGCACCAATTACGATTACATCAAACTTTTCACTCATTGGGGTTCTGCTTTCTTCACTTTTGCACCCCGAGTACGCCCTGTTCTCGACATGCCATCAATAAAAAAGGATGTGCATAAACAGCACACCCTTACTAATTGCTCGCTATTTTAGCGGCAATTTTAAACTTTGCAATTGATGTTCAATTGTACAATTTGCAGACAGCAGCAAACCACTACTTGGCTCAGCGAATCAACAACCGAAGCTTTACACCAAAAACCTAAGCTCTACTTCACACGAACTAAATAACTTAGACGATGAAAGAAGACAGCAAGGTGACACCTAACAGAGCAGAAGAGAGTATGAATAACTGTCTTACACGATCACACTTCGACGTAAAAACTTCGTCGTGATGATGGTGATACTCTTTGCTTTTGATGTAACTGAACAAGCGAACCTGTTTGGTCATATTGCCGTGAGTTGTGAAGAATCCACCTCCGTCTACTTGTTGATAAAGTAGAGGATGTGCTTCTCGCATTATATAAATGAGTGTTCTTAGCGCAGTAAAATAACGCGCCCAGTTCACGCAAGTCACAACCATTAGTGCAAATAGAATAGTGTCGCCGCTGATCATCCTTTCCTCCCTACATCTTCATAAGAAAACTCAAAAGAAAAAGATAATCAGTGTCTTTCTCGTACTACCTAAACGGCAGGAGCTTCCATAATTGAAGATGAACCATCTTTTGCCAATTGCGCTAGGTCTTTATCAATAAAGAACAGTGCTTTACCGTCTTCACCAACAAGCTCTAGCTTATCCAATACACCTTTAAACAACTTCTCTTCTTCGTGTTGCTCTGCAACGTACCATTGCAGGAAGTTAAAGGTTGAGTAATCTTGTGTGCTGAAAGCAACGTGAGCCAGTTTGTTGATCTGTTGAGTAATCATTTGCTCATGTTCGTAAGTTTCACGGAACACAGCCCCAAGGCTATCAAATTCATGTTTTGGCGCTTCAATCGCACCTAAAATTGGCATTGCACCTGTCTCACTTACGTAAGTAAAAAGACGCTGCATATGTTCCATTTCTTCTACTGCATGAACACGCAGAAACTCTGCTGCACCTTCAAATCCTTTGTCTTCACACCAAGCACTCATTTGTAAGTATAGGTTGGATGAGAAAAATTCTAGATTAATTTGCTCGTTCAGTTGCTCTACCATAGTTTTTGATAGCATTTAAGACTCCTAATTACATCTTCAGTTTTCTCTACTATATCACTATTTTATCAATATCTCGCAGACCATTAGTTAACCAATATTTCGAGCAAACATTACGCAAGACAGTGGATATGAGATCACTTCAGCAAAAAAAGCCATTGCATAGTGCTAGTCTTTAGTTAAGCAATGAATAGAGGAGATAGCGGTATGAGTTACAAACATATTTTGGTCGCAGTCGATTTATCAGATGACAGCAAATTACTTGTGGATAAAGCGGTAGCATTGGCTAAGCCATTGGAAGCCAAAGTCTCTTTTATCCATATCGATATTAATTATGCAGAGCTCTATACTGGCCTAATTGATATCAACATGGCAGAAACCCAGCACAACGCGATGGAAGCATCTCGAGTTCAGCTACAAAATTTTGCAGAACACGCTCAATACCCTATTACCCACACCTTAGTGGGCAGCGGCGACTTGAGTCATGAGCTGTGTGACACCATCAACGAGTTCAATGTTGATTTGGTGGTTTGCGGTCACCATCAAGACTTCTGGAGCAAACTGCTCTCTTCAACACGACAACTGATCAATGCCTCGCCGGTTGATATGCTGGTCGTGCCTCTAAGAGATTCAGAAGACTAATGAATTAAGGTTAGGTAACATACAGCTCATATCTTATTAACGAAGTTTTTATATGAGCTATTTAGCTAGTGTTACCCTCTTATGGGCCTTCTCTTTTAGCCTGATCGGCGTTTACCTTGCTGGTCAGGTTGATTCTTGGTTCTCTGTATTAATGCGTGTTGCCCTTGCTGGCATTGTATTTCTTCCTTTCCTGAAGTTTCGAGGTATCTCGCGTAAGCTGATCGCTAAGTTGATGGCTATTGGTGGTATCCAGCTTGGGCTGATGTACTGCTTCTATTACCAGTCTTTCTTGCTGCTATCCGTTCCTGAAGTCCTTCTGTTTACCGTTTTTACCCCAATTTACGTCACGCTTATTTATGACTTCCTCAAAGGGCAATTCTCTCCGTGGTATTTAGTGACAGCGGCGATTGCTGTATTGGGAGCTGTATTCATTAAATTCGCGGGTATCAACGAAAACTTTTTAGTCGGTTTCCTCGTAGTCCAAGGTGCAAACCTGTGCTTTGCTATCGGCCAAGTTGCTTACAAAGTAGTGATGGAGAAGGAATCGACAGAGTTACCTCAGCGCACAGTATTTGGTTACTTCTATTTGGGTGCGTTGTGCGTCGCTTCGGTTGCTTTCATACTCTTAGGTAACCCTGAGAAGCTGCCAACAACCACTCTTCAATGGGGCATCCTGATTTACCTTGGCTTGATTGCTTCGGGGCTAGGTTACTTTATGTGGAATAAAGGTGCATGCATGGTGAATGCTGGTGCACTGGCTGTAATGAACAACGCCTTAGTTCCAGCCGGCCTTGTGGTGAACATCCTGATTTGGAACAGAGACGTCGATTTGGTTCGATTGGCCATTGGCGGCGCGGTTATCTTGTTCTCTCTGTTCGTCAACGAGACATGGGTGAAAAAGCGTGTTGCGAGATCCACAAGCAACGCCTAACCGCTTTCACCGAGCTAAGTGAACTAAACTAAGCCAAATGAACAGAGCTCAATGAATTGGCTCGGATAACCCCAAAAAGCAAAAGAGCGACCTAATAAGGTCGCTCTTTTTTAATCATCGTTGCAGCAATAAGCTATTTGTATCAGTTTCAGTGAATGTGACTATGGCTCACTACCTGAGTCTTGGTTTCAGTGAAAGCTACGTCATCAAGTTGTAGGTTGATACGTTCAAGGTCGCTTTCCAGTTTTTGACTTTTCTTAAACAGCTTTTGCTGCTTCTTAATCATCTTCGCGAGCTTTTTGTTGTACTTCTCTTGTTTCTTCGCCGCTTTCTTCGCTTGTTTGAGTTCAGCTTTCTCATCGCCGCTCGCCTTCGCCATCAGTTTTTTCAGCTTGGCTTTTTTCAACGCGACTTTATCCGCTTTTTCTACGATAGCAGGATCAAAGATTTGTACCGTTGGCTCAACGCTGTCCATTACCTCGATAAGAGAAACTTCTGGAGTTGGCAATGTTTCAGCAAGTAGACCACACGCGACTTTTTCTTCAGCGGGTTTATTCTGACAATCAATCGGTGGGATGGCTGTTGGTTTGCATAGATTCGCTTGATCCGACGATGAGCGCGCACAAGAGCGGCACACGAACTTTGGTTCAGTCACCAAACTGTGGATTTCTCCCAAGTGCTCGGTGATATCTCGACGGTTTAACTTACAAAAGCGTTTAGCCATGCTACAACTCCAGCTAAGAATAATAATGATTCTTAGTTAGATATACATCCGTAACGCGACTATCGCAAGTGTTAAATGGTGATTTATCGTATTTATGACGGGAAATTTTCTTAGCGTGTTCTAAGTTATTGATGCTTTAACTGAGCAACTGATGTCTTAACTAGGTCATTGATGCTTTCACATACACATCAAAACGGTTTTTTTTAGTTTCGATCACCATGCTCGGTTTTTGCTCGTCTAACCATGCTGCGTAATCCGGTCTTTTGACCACAACGCGCTTCGTTGCCAGCTTCATCGCAGGCTCAAACAAACCATCGGCATCCAGATCGGCACCCACCAACGATTGGAATACGCGCATCTCTTTCTTAACCAAAGCCGACTTCTTCTTGTTCTCTGGGTGTGGGTACATTGGATCGAGGTACACCACATCAGGCTGTTCGAAGTGAGGGTCGTTGCTAAGTTTATCCAGCGCGTCGTGACTTGAAGCGTGAATCAACTTCATACGTTCGCTAACCCAACAGCCGATGTCTGGGTCTTTTTGCGCTCGCAGCAAACCATCATCAAGCAGTGCTGCGACAACTGGATGTCGCTCGACCATCTGCACTTTACAGCCCAACGAAGCCAATACAAACGCGTCACGCCCTAAGCCTGCCGTACCATCAAGAATAGTTGGCGTTGCGCCTTTGTTTAAACCCGCTGCTTTGGCAATTGCCTGACCTTTACCGCCACCAAACTTACGTCTATGGCCAACCGCTCCGCCGACTAAATCAACAAAAATAGCGCCAAGCTTAGGTTCATCGACTTTACGTAGCTCAAGTCGCTCGCAAGTCAGTACCAAAGCAAAATCGCTGTTTTCATCATGAGATAAATTCCAACGGGTCGCTAAGTCATTTAAATGATCGATTTGGGTAGCATCTTCGCAAATCAGTTGTAGTTGCAAGGTCGTCTCCAACAGACAGTAGTATTCAAAACAAAAGAGGCAACCAGTTTACCTGATTGCCTCAACAATACATATTAACGGTGAAAAGTATTCACAGCTAAAGTTGTCTTACCTAAACCAATTACTCTATCTCTCTTCTTGCCTTAGCTCTTCAACAAGCTCAGCCAGTGGCTTCGGTCGACCAATAACATAGCCCTGAGCATAGTTAACACCGAGTTCAATCAACTTATCGAGAACCTGAGTATTTTCAACAAATTCAGCCACCGTGTGCTTGCCCATCTGCTTCGCTAAATCATTGATCGAACGAACCATCACATAGTCCATCTCGTTAACATCAATATCACGCACAAATAGGCCATCAATTTTCACAATATCAACGGGTAATGCCTTCAGATATCCGAATGACGACAAGCCTGAACCAAAATCATCCAGAGCAATCAAACAGCCGAGCTCTTTAATTCGAGTAAAGAACTTGATTGCCTGCTTCATATTACTCATGGCGGCCGTTTCAGTGATCTCTAAACAAATCTTATGGCAAGGCACTGATGAGTTCGCCAAACTTTCAATCAAGAATTCAACAAACTCTCGGTTACCCATCGAGTGACCAGAAAGGTTGATTGAACACATCCCCAAATCATCAACGAGATGTGGGCGTTGCTCCAACCAATTCAACGTTTGACTGACGACTTGGCGATCAATCAAATGCGCGATGTTATAGCGCTCAGAGGCTGGCATGAAGATCCCCGGTGAAATGTACTCACCTTGGACGTTCTTGATCCTCACCAGTATCTCAAAGTGCATTTTGTTGCTATTTTCCTCTAGGCCAAGAATACGTTGAGCAAACAGCTCTAAACGATCATTAGCTAAGGCTTCATGTACCAAGTTAACGCATTCCATTTCTAAATGGCGGCGGCGAAGATCTTCATCATCTAGATGATAAAGGTGATAACGATTACGACCTTCCTCTTTAGCGGCATGGCAAGCGGCATCTGCCTGTGCATGCACCATTTGTGATGAAGCGGCAGTATGATCAATCAATCGAATTCCGATAGAACAGGTAAGATTGAGATGAATATCACCCCATAAGAATGGATTCTCACTCATCATAGATATAATACTGTGACAGACATTAACAGCATCTCGCTCAGTACAGTCTTTGATTAATACCGCAAACTCATCTCCCCCCATTCGAGCTAAAACAGCATTATAAGGAAGCACATCTTCTATCAGATTAGCGCTAAATATGATCGCGGCATCACCCGCTTCATGCCCTGCTGTATCGTTCAGTACCTTCAATTGGTCCAAATCTAAGAACAACATCGCATGAGTTCTCATATGACTCTCGACCTCTTTCAGCGCCTTTTGTAGCTCTTGCTCAAAGTGGTTGCGGTTGAAAGTGTCAGTAAGCAGGTCATAACGCGCTTGGTACTCTAACTTTTCAGAAAGTTCGCGGGTTTCAGTAATATCCTCTCCAACAATCAACAGCTGACCCGAGTCGACCAGTGGACGAATATTTTCACGAATCCAGATCGTTCTACCATCCACATGACGATACTCGATATCACGACGCCACACGCCGCGAATTTTGTGCTGTGGTTGCAACAAGATATGACGAGGAATCATCGCGTTTTCATCCACATAGAACTCTCTAGGACGATGTCCCAAAAGCTGATCAAGTGGATAGCCTAGTAACTCTTCAGCAAACTGGTTCACTTGCTGAATACGATTATTGACATCCAGTGTAATCATCATCACCGGCTGCTTGTCGTAATACAGTTTGAGATTCGCTTCACGTTGGAACAATTTGTTCTCAGCAAGCTTTCGCGAGGTAACATCACGAGCTTCAAATAGGAACTGAATCGTGTCCTCTTCACTGCTCGGCATCGGCTTCAAAGAGATATCTAGCACCATTCCACCACGATCACGGCACCATACCTCAGCCTCAAATCGTAGGGTTGGATACTCATCCCTTTCAGCAAAGTATTCCTTCAGCACTTCGCCAGCTGCATCATCCCAATATTCTTGGAGAGGTGTTCCCAATTTATAACCTTGATTATAAAGAAGCTCATGCAGCTTACTGTTGCTCGACAGCAGTACTCCACCTTTATCAAGAATGCCCATGTACTGTAGGCTTTGATCGAATATCGATTCCAGTAACAGTTGGCTCTGTCGGCTGGCTCGCTCACTTTTCTTAAGGCGGTTGAGGTAGTAAACCAAGACAGCGATAACGCATGACATACTCAGGAAGATCAATCCGATAGTTCGAATTTCATCACGGTAACGCGTCAGGAATGATTTAGGCTTATTCAGAAACGTGACTGCCGCTTCATTCTCAGCACCCAGATTCCAACGAGAGAGTTGTTGATAGTCTAGTTTAATTTCCGATGCGCCAGGAGCGACTAAAGGCAGAGGGGCATTTGGGTTCGCAAGTACCTCCAATAAAACACGTCCCGTGTCTCGGCCTTGCGTTATACCACTTTGAATAACACCGCCTATCGCACCAAAACCCAACCCCAAGTCGTGCACCATATACAGTGGTATTTGGGTTTTTATATTCAATTTTCGCCAGTCTTCAACGCTACTCACGTTACCTTCAGCATCGCGATAATAGGCCCAAAAGAGTAAGCTCTGACCTAGATCAGTTCGCTGAGAAAACGCTATTAACTCTTGGTAAGAGTCAGGCACATAATGCTCTACCAAATCGGAAAAATTGGGGTGAGTCTCAATAGAACGATCGACTTGTGAGCGGATAGCATCACCCGTGACTGAGTGATCTGTAACAATGTATATCTTCTTTACACTTGCTTGAAGGCGCTTAATTAGCTCAATATTACCTACTAAATCAATATCTTCAGTAATACCCGTCGCGTTCAAACCTTCAATCATTTCAGGGGAAAAATTGTTGATGCCACCAAAGATGACTGGCGTATCTTTGAGATCGAGCGCAAGACGCTTCATTAAATTAAGGGCGTTGTTGTCACTGACTACAACCGCTGCAAATTCTTCATGCATCAACTTTGTGTGATAAAGCTGATAAACTCGCTCTAAATATTCTGGGTTTTGAGTACGTTTACTATCTAAATAAACAACTCGATACGATAACCCATCGCGATCCAGCTCTTCTGATAATCCTTTGTGGAAATCATCAGTCCAGAAAAAACCTTGATGATAAGAATGAATAACCAACACATCTTTTGTTTGAGCTGAAACGAAAACACTCCAACACATAACAATCAAAAACAACGAAAATCGCACTGAATTCACCCTAACACTATAGTTGCTGCTAATATTATCACCCTTGGCTATGATGTGTACTAAAGCCGGTATGTTTTTTATTCACCTTAAGGATTATGCATGTCCACAACTACAGCTCGTCTGGATGATCTAGACCGTGCCATTCTCAAAACCTTGATGGAAGATGCGCGCACACCTTATGCTGAAATGGCAAAGAAATTTGATGTCAGCCCTGCAACGATTCACGTTCGTATCGAAAAAATGAGATCGGCAGACATCATTGAACGAACCGAGGTTGTAGTAAACACCAAGAAGCTTGGTTACGACGTGTGTTGTTTTATTGGTATCAACCTCAATGCAGCTCGCGACTACCATTCAGCCATTGCAAAACTAAACGCCTTAGACGAAGTTGTTGAGGCTTACTACACCACTGGCGCCTACAACATCTTCGTTAAGTTGATGTGTAAATCGATAGAAGAGTTGCAGTTCGTGCTAATTGATAAATTGCAGGCGATTGACGAGGTTCAATCAACTGAGACATTGATTTCACTGCAAAACCCTATCAACCGTAACGTGAACCCATAATCTATAGACACACCAGAATTATGTTTAGGTGACCCAAAAAGAAAAGGCTGAACACAATGTTCAGCCTTTAATTTATCTAGTTTATGTCGTCTCGAATATAAGCTCTGTTACCTAGTATAAGCTATGCAGCTAGCAATAAGGTAATCACAAACCTAAGCTTGAATACCCGCATGACGAAGCATCGCATCGATTTGAGGCTCACGACCACGGAAGCGTTTGAACAGCTCCATCGGCTCTTCACTGCCACCCATCTCAAGGATGTTGTTCAGGAAGCGGTTGCCCGTTTCAGTGTTGAAGATACCCTCTTCTTCAAATGCTGAGAACGCATCTGCAGACAATACTTCTGCCCACAGGTAGCTGTAGTAACCTGCGCTGTAGCCACCAGCAAAAATGTGACCAAAGCTGTGTGAGAAGCGGTTCCAATCAAGGCTTGGCAATACAGAAACCTTAGACTTCACGTCGGCTAGCGTTTCTAGTACGCGAGCACCCACTTCTGGGTCGTATTCTGTGTGCAGCGTAAAGTCGAACAAACCAAGCTCTAGCTGACGCAGAATAAACATCGCAGATTGGAAGTTCTTCGCCGCTAGCATCTTCTCTAGCATCTCTTTTGGTAGCGCTTCACCCGTTTCGAAGTGACCAGAAATGAACGACAGCGCTTCTTCTTCCCAACACCAGTTCTCTAGGAACTGACTTGGTAGCTCAACCGCGTCCCAAGGCACGCCATTGATACCAGAAACCGCACCCGCATCAACTTGCGTTAACATATGGTGAATACCGTGGCCGAATTCGTGGAATAAGGTAACCACTTCATCGTGAGTAAATAGCGCAGGCTTATCACCGACTGGCTTGTTGAAGTTACACGTTAGGTAAGCCACTGGCGTTTGTAACTCGCCAGATTGAGTGATGCGACGACCGCGACAGTCATCCATCCAAGCGCCACCACGTTTGTGCTCACGTGCATATAGATCTAGGTAGAAGCTACCGCGCAATGTACCTGTCGCATCAAAGATGTCAAAGAAGCGCACTGAATCATGCCATGTATCCACACCTTCACGCTCAGTCACAGACATACCAAACACACGGTTTAGTACTTCGAACAAACCAGACACTGCGTTCGACTCAGGGAAGTATGGACGAAGCTCTTCATCAGAGATCTCGAACAAGTTCTGTTTTTGTTTCTCGCTGTAGTAAGCGATGTCCCACAGGTTTAGCTCAGAGACACCAAACTCTTTCTCAGCAAACTGGCGTAGCTCTTCGACTTCGCGCTCACCTTGTGGTTTGGCTTTTACTGCTAGGTCGTTAAGGAAACCAAGTACTTGGTCTGGCGTTTCTGCCATCTTAGTCGACAGAGATTTTTCGCTGTAAGTGCTAAAGCCAAGCATGCGTGCGATCTCGTGACGCAGCTTAAGTTGTTCAGTGATGATCTCAGTGTTGTCCCACTTACCAGCATTTGGACCGCGATCTGAAGCGCGAGTTACGTAGGCTTCGTACAGTTCTTTACGCAGTTCTTGGTTAT harbors:
- the uspB gene encoding universal stress protein UspB, coding for MISGDTILFALMVVTCVNWARYFTALRTLIYIMREAHPLLYQQVDGGGFFTTHGNMTKQVRLFSYIKSKEYHHHHDEVFTSKCDRVRQLFILSSALLGVTLLSSFIV
- the ftnA gene encoding non-heme ferritin; amino-acid sequence: MLSKTMVEQLNEQINLEFFSSNLYLQMSAWCEDKGFEGAAEFLRVHAVEEMEHMQRLFTYVSETGAMPILGAIEAPKHEFDSLGAVFRETYEHEQMITQQINKLAHVAFSTQDYSTFNFLQWYVAEQHEEEKLFKGVLDKLELVGEDGKALFFIDKDLAQLAKDGSSSIMEAPAV
- the uspA gene encoding universal stress protein UspA — encoded protein: MSYKHILVAVDLSDDSKLLVDKAVALAKPLEAKVSFIHIDINYAELYTGLIDINMAETQHNAMEASRVQLQNFAEHAQYPITHTLVGSGDLSHELCDTINEFNVDLVVCGHHQDFWSKLLSSTRQLINASPVDMLVVPLRDSED
- a CDS encoding carboxylate/amino acid/amine transporter, which produces MSYLASVTLLWAFSFSLIGVYLAGQVDSWFSVLMRVALAGIVFLPFLKFRGISRKLIAKLMAIGGIQLGLMYCFYYQSFLLLSVPEVLLFTVFTPIYVTLIYDFLKGQFSPWYLVTAAIAVLGAVFIKFAGINENFLVGFLVVQGANLCFAIGQVAYKVVMEKESTELPQRTVFGYFYLGALCVASVAFILLGNPEKLPTTTLQWGILIYLGLIASGLGYFMWNKGACMVNAGALAVMNNALVPAGLVVNILIWNRDVDLVRLAIGGAVILFSLFVNETWVKKRVARSTSNA
- a CDS encoding class I SAM-dependent methyltransferase, whose amino-acid sequence is MQLQLICEDATQIDHLNDLATRWNLSHDENSDFALVLTCERLELRKVDEPKLGAIFVDLVGGAVGHRRKFGGGKGQAIAKAAGLNKGATPTILDGTAGLGRDAFVLASLGCKVQMVERHPVVAALLDDGLLRAQKDPDIGCWVSERMKLIHASSHDALDKLSNDPHFEQPDVVYLDPMYPHPENKKKSALVKKEMRVFQSLVGADLDADGLFEPAMKLATKRVVVKRPDYAAWLDEQKPSMVIETKKNRFDVYVKASMT
- a CDS encoding EAL domain-containing protein, yielding MCWSVFVSAQTKDVLVIHSYHQGFFWTDDFHKGLSEELDRDGLSYRVVYLDSKRTQNPEYLERVYQLYHTKLMHEEFAAVVVSDNNALNLMKRLALDLKDTPVIFGGINNFSPEMIEGLNATGITEDIDLVGNIELIKRLQASVKKIYIVTDHSVTGDAIRSQVDRSIETHPNFSDLVEHYVPDSYQELIAFSQRTDLGQSLLFWAYYRDAEGNVSSVEDWRKLNIKTQIPLYMVHDLGLGFGAIGGVIQSGITQGRDTGRVLLEVLANPNAPLPLVAPGASEIKLDYQQLSRWNLGAENEAAVTFLNKPKSFLTRYRDEIRTIGLIFLSMSCVIAVLVYYLNRLKKSERASRQSQLLLESIFDQSLQYMGILDKGGVLLSSNSKLHELLYNQGYKLGTPLQEYWDDAAGEVLKEYFAERDEYPTLRFEAEVWCRDRGGMVLDISLKPMPSSEEDTIQFLFEARDVTSRKLAENKLFQREANLKLYYDKQPVMMITLDVNNRIQQVNQFAEELLGYPLDQLLGHRPREFYVDENAMIPRHILLQPQHKIRGVWRRDIEYRHVDGRTIWIRENIRPLVDSGQLLIVGEDITETRELSEKLEYQARYDLLTDTFNRNHFEQELQKALKEVESHMRTHAMLFLDLDQLKVLNDTAGHEAGDAAIIFSANLIEDVLPYNAVLARMGGDEFAVLIKDCTERDAVNVCHSIISMMSENPFLWGDIHLNLTCSIGIRLIDHTAASSQMVHAQADAACHAAKEEGRNRYHLYHLDDEDLRRRHLEMECVNLVHEALANDRLELFAQRILGLEENSNKMHFEILVRIKNVQGEYISPGIFMPASERYNIAHLIDRQVVSQTLNWLEQRPHLVDDLGMCSINLSGHSMGNREFVEFLIESLANSSVPCHKICLEITETAAMSNMKQAIKFFTRIKELGCLIALDDFGSGLSSFGYLKALPVDIVKIDGLFVRDIDVNEMDYVMVRSINDLAKQMGKHTVAEFVENTQVLDKLIELGVNYAQGYVIGRPKPLAELVEELRQEER
- the asnC gene encoding transcriptional regulator AsnC, which gives rise to MSTTTARLDDLDRAILKTLMEDARTPYAEMAKKFDVSPATIHVRIEKMRSADIIERTEVVVNTKKLGYDVCCFIGINLNAARDYHSAIAKLNALDEVVEAYYTTGAYNIFVKLMCKSIEELQFVLIDKLQAIDEVQSTETLISLQNPINRNVNP